A window of the Chelonoidis abingdonii isolate Lonesome George chromosome 19, CheloAbing_2.0, whole genome shotgun sequence genome harbors these coding sequences:
- the LOC116819006 gene encoding C-signal-like, producing the protein MSCSSVKKTEFTVKSVLVTGSNRGIGLGLVKRFLELPNPPEWIFATTRELAGCQSKEVMELALKHPNLVVLELDVTDPNSIKAAAKRVEAHLQGHGLNLLINNAGMLRVTTMENENVETMAIVYLTNTVGPLLMSQEFLPLLKKAAQQSTQTGLSCSKAAILNMSSIAASIEVVPLWELRKTPSYRCSKAALNMITRCLSLEYKDCGILCTSIHPGWVKTRMGTEAALQTVEETTQAILKIISTLSEKENGSFMGWDGKIYPW; encoded by the exons ATGAGCTGCAGCTCAGTGAAGAAGACAGAGTTCACTGTCAAGAGCGTTCTGGTGACTGGATCCAATCGAGGAATTGGCCTGGGACTTGTGAAGCGCTTTCTAGAGCTACCAAATCCACCAGAATGGATCTTTGCCACCACAAGGGAGCTGGCTGGATGCCAAAGCAAG GAGGTCATGGAGCTGGCATTGAAGCATCCAAACCTGGTGGTGTTGGAGCTGG ATGTCACAGATCCAAACAGCATAAAGGCAGCTGCGAAGAGAGTGGAGGCGCATTTGCAAGGACATGGACTGAATCTCCTGATAAACAACGCTGGCATGTTACGGGTGACCACCATGGAGAATGAGAATGTTGAGACCATGGCAATTGTATACCTAACTAACACAGTTGGGCCCCTGCTGATGAGCCAG GAGTTCCTGCCATTGCTGAAGAAGGCTGCTCAGCAGAGCACCCAGACAGGCCTGAGCTGCAGCAAGGCCGCCATTCTCAACATGTCCAGCATAGCTGCTTCCATAGAAGTAGTTCCACTGTGGGAATTACGGAAAACACCCAGCTACCGTTGCAGCAAG GCTGCTCTGAACATGATCACCAGGTGCCTGTCCTTGGAGTACAAAGACTGTGGGATTCTCTGCACTTCTATCCACCCCGGCTGGGTGAAAACCAGAATGGGAACAGAAGCG GCCCTACAGACCGTGGAGGAAACCACTCAAGCTATCCTGAAGATTATTTCCACACTCTCTGAGAAGGAGAATGGCTCCTTCATGGGCTGGGACGGAAAAATCTATCCCTGGTAA